The Verrucomicrobiota bacterium genome segment GTGCGCCGCCGCCGATGGCGACGCGGCCGACGTGGACCTGGCGTGTTGTGCGTCTCTCGATCACCGTGTGAGTCCGTTCTCCAAAACGCTTCACCGCAATCTAGCATAGGCCGGGGCCGGAGCGCGAAGGAGATGTAGGGCGGCGCCGCGGGGCCTGTCCTACAACGCTGGCCCGCAATTCGGCGCCGGCTGCCCCGATCGCGGTTTGCTCTTGCACGCGCAATCCCTTGGTGAGAACGTTGGGGCGTGCCGGAACGAAGGCCAAAGTCGGAGACCCCAATGGCAGGAGGTGTGTCATGGCGGAAGAACGCGGTTCTATCACAAGCCCGGTCAGTGGTGCGGCCGGCAAGATGGGCGGCGCCGTCAGCGAGTTCCGCGAGTTCCTGAAGAACTACAACGTGGTCGGCATGGCGATCGGCATCGTCATGGGCGCAGCGGTGACCAAGCTCGTCAACTCGTTCGTGCAGAGCTTCCTCATGCCGCTCATCGGTCTTCTGTTGCCGCGCGGCGAATGGCAGAAGGCGGGCTGGGTGCTGCGCAAGGCGGTCATGGACACCACCGTCGAGCCGGCAACCGTGCTCTACCCCGAGACCAAGATCCTCTATGGCGACATGCTCGCCACGGGGATCGACTTCATCATCATCGCGCTGGTCGTCTTCATGTTCGCCAAGTACATCCTGCGCGAGGACAAGGTGGCGAAGAAGTAGCGCGGCGCCCGCTCAGCGGATGAACGGGATCGTATACGGGTAGCGGAACGGGCGGCCAGCGTTGGCCCAGACTGCGGCGATGATCGTACAGACGACGTCGAGCAGAACGAGGCCGACGAGGAACGGGAAGAGCACGTAGGCCGTTCCGAGGCCGAGCGGCAACCGGAACGTCCAGAACCACAGGACGGAGACGTGATCGAGCAAGGGGCGCCCCGCCTCGATCGTCGCGAGCCGGTGCATCATGAGCCGGCCGACCACGATAAGCACGATGCCGTAGACGACCATGCTGAGCTGGAAGTTGACGGCGGTCTTGCCGTGGCGGTCGACGAACGTGGAC includes the following:
- a CDS encoding MscL family protein: MAEERGSITSPVSGAAGKMGGAVSEFREFLKNYNVVGMAIGIVMGAAVTKLVNSFVQSFLMPLIGLLLPRGEWQKAGWVLRKAVMDTTVEPATVLYPETKILYGDMLATGIDFIIIALVVFMFAKYILREDKVAKK
- a CDS encoding DUF4870 domain-containing protein, which gives rise to MTDAANTHREPPRQDLPGLPSSRERTWATFCHLAAFTVLFGIPLGLIAGPLVVWLIKKNESTFVDRHGKTAVNFQLSMVVYGIVLIVVGRLMMHRLATIEAGRPLLDHVSVLWFWTFRLPLGLGTAYVLFPFLVGLVLLDVVCTIIAAVWANAGRPFRYPYTIPFIR